A region of Streptomyces sp. TG1A-60 DNA encodes the following proteins:
- a CDS encoding methyltransferase domain-containing protein — MPDITSRTSNAPLTDRASHPRYPRSNRYDARWTIENQMGPHALWLLEWLAPALGLEELRPGARVLDLGCGRAMTSVFLAKEYDVQVTAADLWVRPDENAARITEAGVADRVLPVFAEAHDLPFGEGSFDAVVSVDAYQYFGTSDLYLPTLTGLLKPGGRIGVVVPALREEIDGTEPPEHLKPHWEPDFWCFHTAAWWRRHWTRGGAVEVETADWLEDGWHDWLRWCEVVAEENTDEFHIRMAGRCAEMLRLDQGGTLGFVRVVGRRI; from the coding sequence ATGCCGGACATCACTTCCCGGACCTCGAACGCCCCCCTCACTGACCGCGCCAGCCACCCCCGCTACCCGCGCAGCAACCGCTACGACGCCCGCTGGACCATCGAGAACCAGATGGGCCCGCACGCGCTGTGGCTGCTGGAGTGGCTGGCCCCGGCGCTCGGCCTGGAGGAGCTGCGCCCCGGCGCTCGCGTCCTCGACCTCGGCTGCGGTCGCGCCATGACGTCCGTCTTCCTCGCCAAGGAGTACGACGTCCAGGTCACCGCCGCCGACCTGTGGGTCAGGCCCGACGAGAACGCGGCCCGTATCACCGAGGCCGGCGTCGCGGACCGCGTCCTGCCCGTGTTCGCCGAGGCGCACGACCTGCCGTTCGGCGAGGGCAGCTTCGACGCGGTCGTCTCCGTCGACGCGTACCAGTACTTCGGCACCAGCGACCTGTACCTGCCCACGCTGACCGGGCTGCTGAAGCCGGGCGGGCGGATCGGGGTCGTCGTACCGGCGCTGCGCGAGGAGATCGACGGCACCGAGCCGCCGGAGCACCTCAAGCCGCACTGGGAGCCGGATTTCTGGTGCTTCCACACGGCCGCCTGGTGGCGGCGTCACTGGACCCGCGGCGGGGCCGTGGAGGTCGAGACGGCCGACTGGCTGGAGGACGGCTGGCACGACTGGCTGCGGTGGTGCGAGGTCGTGGCCGAGGAGAACACGGACGAGTTCCACATCCGGATGGCCGGCCGGTGCGCCGAGATGCTGCGCCTCGACCAGGGCGGCACGCTGGGATTCGTGCGGGTCGTGGGGCGCCGGATCTGA
- the gatB gene encoding Asp-tRNA(Asn)/Glu-tRNA(Gln) amidotransferase subunit GatB, translating to MTTTTDLVSYEDALASYDPVMGLEVHVELGTRTKMFCGCSTELGQDANTQTCPTCLGLPGALPVVNAIGVESAIRIGLALNCEIAEWCRFARKNYFYPDMPKNFQTSQYDEPIAFNGYLDVQLEDGETFRVEIERAHMEEDTGKSTHVGGATGRIHGASHSLLDYNRAGIPLIEIVTKPIVGAGERAPEVAKAYVRELREVIKALGVSEARMEMGQMRCDVNLSLRPHGREKFGTRSETKNVNSLRSVERAARFEIQRHAAVLGDGGTIVQETRHFHEDTGSTTSGRVKEEAEDYRYFPEPDLVPVAPSREWVEEIRSALPELPLVRRNRLREEWGISATDMQAILNAGALEPIVATIEAGADAASARKWWMGELARSANESGKALDELAITPEQVARVTALVASGDLNDKLARQVIEGVLAGEGTPDEVVDKRGLKVVSDEGALTTAVEDAIAGNPAIADKIRGGKVAAAGALVGAVMKATRGQADAARVKELILEKLGVSEG from the coding sequence GTGACCACCACGACCGACCTGGTCTCGTACGAGGACGCGCTGGCGTCGTACGACCCCGTCATGGGCCTTGAGGTCCATGTCGAACTCGGCACCAGGACCAAGATGTTCTGCGGCTGTTCCACCGAACTCGGTCAGGACGCCAACACGCAGACCTGCCCCACCTGCCTCGGCCTGCCCGGCGCGCTCCCGGTCGTCAACGCGATCGGCGTCGAGTCCGCGATCAGGATCGGTCTCGCGCTGAACTGCGAGATCGCCGAGTGGTGCCGCTTCGCCCGGAAGAACTACTTCTATCCGGACATGCCGAAGAACTTCCAGACCTCCCAGTACGACGAGCCCATCGCCTTCAACGGCTACCTCGACGTACAGCTGGAGGACGGCGAGACCTTCCGCGTGGAGATCGAGCGCGCCCACATGGAGGAGGACACCGGCAAGTCGACGCACGTCGGCGGTGCCACCGGCCGCATCCACGGCGCCTCGCACTCGCTGCTCGACTACAACCGCGCGGGCATCCCGCTCATCGAGATCGTCACCAAGCCGATCGTCGGAGCCGGGGAACGCGCACCGGAGGTCGCCAAGGCGTACGTCCGCGAGCTGCGCGAGGTGATCAAGGCGCTCGGTGTCTCGGAAGCCCGCATGGAGATGGGGCAGATGCGCTGCGACGTGAACCTGTCGCTGCGCCCGCACGGCCGCGAGAAGTTCGGCACGCGTTCCGAGACGAAGAACGTGAACTCGCTGCGGTCCGTGGAGCGCGCGGCCCGTTTCGAGATCCAGCGCCACGCGGCCGTCCTCGGCGATGGCGGGACGATCGTCCAGGAGACCCGGCACTTCCACGAGGACACGGGGTCGACGACCTCGGGCCGGGTGAAGGAGGAGGCCGAGGACTACCGGTACTTCCCCGAGCCGGACCTGGTGCCGGTGGCCCCCTCGCGGGAGTGGGTCGAGGAGATCCGGTCCGCGCTGCCCGAGCTGCCGCTGGTCCGCCGCAACCGGCTCCGCGAGGAGTGGGGCATCAGCGCCACCGACATGCAGGCGATCCTCAACGCCGGTGCGCTGGAGCCGATCGTCGCCACCATCGAGGCCGGCGCGGACGCCGCCTCCGCCCGCAAGTGGTGGATGGGTGAGCTGGCCCGCAGCGCCAACGAGTCGGGCAAGGCGCTCGACGAGTTGGCGATCACTCCGGAGCAGGTCGCCCGGGTCACCGCACTGGTCGCGTCCGGCGACCTGAACGACAAGCTGGCGCGCCAGGTCATCGAAGGCGTCCTCGCGGGCGAAGGCACCCCGGACGAGGTCGTCGACAAGCGCGGTCTGAAGGTCGTCTCCGATGAGGGCGCCCTGACCACCGCCGTCGAGGACGCCATCGCCGGCAACCCGGCCATCGCGGACAAGATCCGCGGCGGCAAGGTGGCGGCGGCCGGTGCCCTGGTCGGCGCCGTCATGAAGGCCACGCGGGGGCAGGCGGACGCGGCTCGCGTCAAGGAGCTGATCCTGGAGAAGCTGGGCGTCAGCGAGGGCTGA
- the gatA gene encoding Asp-tRNA(Asn)/Glu-tRNA(Gln) amidotransferase subunit GatA gives MTDSIIKLTAAEIAAKIAAGELTAVQVTEAHLARIEAVDEKVHAFLHVDREGALAQARAVDEKKAKGEKLGPLAGVPLALKDIFTTMGVPTTVGSKILEGWIPPYDATLTKRLKDADVVILGKTNMDEFAMGSSTENSAYGPTGNPWDLTRVPGGSGGGSSASLASYQAPLAIGTDTGGSIRQPAAVTGTVGVKPTYGAVSRYGMVAFSSSLDQGGPCARTVLDAALLHEVIAGHDPLDSTSVDAPVPPVVEAARNGSVAGMRVGVVKQFRGEGYQAGVVQRFDESVELLRELGAEIVELDCPSFDLALAAYYLIAPSECSSNLARFDGLRYGLRTGDDGTHSAEEVTSLTREAGFGPEVKRRIMLGTYALSSGYYDAYYGSAQKVRTLITRDFEKSFEKVDVIVSPTTPTTAFPIGERADDPMAMYLADLCTIPTNLAGNAAMSLPCGLAPEDGLPVGLQIIAPALKDDRLYKVGAAVEAAFVEKWGHPLLEEAPSL, from the coding sequence ATGACCGACAGCATCATCAAGCTCACCGCGGCGGAGATCGCCGCGAAGATCGCCGCCGGCGAGCTCACCGCCGTACAGGTCACCGAGGCCCACCTGGCCCGGATCGAGGCCGTCGACGAGAAGGTGCACGCCTTCCTGCACGTCGACCGCGAGGGTGCCCTCGCCCAGGCCCGTGCCGTCGACGAGAAGAAGGCCAAGGGCGAGAAGCTCGGGCCGCTCGCCGGCGTGCCCCTCGCGCTCAAGGACATCTTCACCACCATGGGGGTCCCGACCACCGTGGGATCGAAGATCCTCGAAGGGTGGATCCCGCCGTACGACGCCACCCTCACCAAGCGGCTGAAGGACGCCGACGTCGTCATCCTCGGCAAGACCAACATGGACGAGTTCGCCATGGGGTCCTCGACCGAGAACAGCGCCTATGGCCCGACCGGGAACCCGTGGGACCTCACCCGCGTCCCGGGCGGCTCCGGCGGCGGTTCCTCCGCCTCCCTCGCCTCCTACCAGGCGCCCCTCGCCATCGGCACCGACACCGGCGGTTCGATCCGTCAGCCGGCCGCCGTCACCGGCACGGTCGGTGTGAAGCCGACGTACGGCGCGGTCTCCCGGTACGGCATGGTCGCCTTCTCGTCCTCCCTCGACCAGGGCGGCCCCTGCGCCCGTACGGTCCTGGACGCGGCGCTGCTGCACGAGGTCATCGCCGGGCACGACCCGCTGGACTCCACCTCCGTCGACGCTCCCGTGCCGCCGGTCGTCGAGGCCGCGCGCAACGGCAGTGTCGCCGGGATGCGGGTGGGTGTCGTCAAGCAGTTCCGCGGTGAGGGCTACCAGGCCGGCGTCGTCCAGCGGTTCGACGAGTCGGTCGAGCTGTTGAGGGAGCTGGGCGCCGAGATCGTCGAGCTGGACTGCCCGTCCTTCGACCTGGCGCTGGCGGCGTACTACCTGATCGCGCCCAGCGAGTGTTCCTCGAACCTCGCCCGCTTCGACGGCCTGCGCTACGGCCTGCGAACCGGCGACGACGGCACGCACTCCGCCGAGGAGGTCACCTCCCTCACCCGTGAGGCGGGCTTCGGCCCCGAGGTGAAGCGCCGCATCATGCTCGGCACGTACGCGCTCAGCTCCGGCTACTACGACGCGTACTACGGCTCCGCCCAGAAGGTCCGTACGCTCATCACGCGGGACTTCGAGAAGTCGTTCGAGAAGGTCGACGTCATCGTCTCGCCGACCACGCCCACCACCGCCTTCCCGATCGGCGAGCGCGCCGACGACCCGATGGCGATGTACCTCGCGGACCTGTGCACCATCCCGACCAACCTCGCGGGCAACGCCGCGATGTCCCTGCCCTGCGGTCTCGCGCCGGAGGACGGGCTGCCGGTCGGACTGCAGATCATCGCCCCGGCACTGAAGGACGACCGCCTTTACAAGGTCGGCGCCGCCGTCGAGGCCGCCTTCGTGGAAAAGTGGGGGCACCCGCTCCTGGAGGAGGCTCCGTCACTGTGA
- the gatC gene encoding Asp-tRNA(Asn)/Glu-tRNA(Gln) amidotransferase subunit GatC yields the protein MPGITREEVAHLARLARLELKPEELEHFAGQLDDIIGAVARVSEVADQDVPPTSHPLPLTNVMRADEVRPSLTPEQALSAAPAQEQQRFKVPQILGED from the coding sequence ATGCCTGGCATCACGCGCGAGGAGGTCGCCCACCTCGCACGGCTGGCGCGTCTGGAGCTGAAGCCCGAAGAGCTCGAACACTTCGCGGGCCAGCTGGACGACATCATCGGCGCGGTCGCCCGCGTCAGCGAGGTCGCCGACCAAGATGTACCGCCGACCTCGCACCCGCTGCCGCTGACGAACGTCATGCGCGCGGACGAGGTCCGTCCGTCGCTCACCCCCGAGCAGGCGCTTTCCGCCGCCCCGGCCCAGGAGCAGCAGCGTTTCAAGGTGCCGCAGATCCTGGGGGAGGACTGA
- a CDS encoding EAL domain-containing protein yields MEPTESVAPDSRLRPRRVSGAWRWGRSLLTGVRPFEGSGERSPGRQTASDPGAGAGRPPGRAGATARGSLVPGPAQLTVGTSAGTGAAHPVGSALGDGRKHGLPGHEAERHLSWPALPAVIVGLAGAILGAGFYRAFAGQHALFPSGAVGWSLALLTGIIVGHLVAMGRARWWGGTGSGAALTLAVLLLYGWVPAGMVSLTVVVLVGVARLGRWRQGVLHGAVDILGIGAGSLVLWVFGRVPSVERPWNPDNWSVYSAPQVAFVAIAYLAVTRVLLWYLAVPRGGLPTVARTALVRQGLVAVALLGIAPLVCVVAMAQPLLLPLFAIPLIALDSTLWIARARAEEQLRDPLTGLPNRQWLLERTWTALDDAERIGARSALMLIDLDRFRSVNDTLGHLAGDRLLLQIADRLRVALPRGAEVARLGGDEFAVLLPVADSTTSASRVARNLVAALGSPLDLDGLTLVLEASAGLAVFPDHALDAEGLLRRADVAMYQAKRDRTGVEVYESKRDSNTPDRLGLLGDLRRALDAHEVELHYQPKVRFDGQVAGLEALVRWVHPERGKVPPDEFIAIAESSGLMPHLTEYVLDTALGQVARWRAQGLHVPVAVNVSPRDVHTPGFAGAVAARLARHGVPAGSLQLEITEHVLLEDPQRAADTLAGLTGHGVKMSLDDFGTGYSSLVHLRRLPVSELKIDRSFVARLAVDNEDAEIVRCTVDLAHSLGLLVVAEGVEDDETWERLRDLGCDAVQGWLVAAAMPPEEATAWLRARGSRGWQRPTAALPAATVDE; encoded by the coding sequence ATGGAACCGACCGAGAGCGTCGCCCCGGACTCACGGCTGCGCCCGCGCCGGGTGTCCGGAGCCTGGCGATGGGGACGCTCCTTGCTCACGGGGGTACGCCCGTTCGAGGGAAGCGGCGAGCGGAGCCCCGGGAGGCAGACGGCGTCGGACCCCGGTGCCGGAGCGGGACGCCCGCCGGGCCGTGCGGGTGCGACCGCACGCGGCTCGCTCGTACCCGGCCCGGCACAGCTCACCGTCGGCACCTCTGCCGGCACGGGTGCGGCCCACCCGGTCGGGAGCGCCCTCGGTGACGGCCGCAAGCACGGACTGCCGGGCCACGAGGCCGAGCGGCATCTGTCCTGGCCCGCACTGCCCGCCGTGATCGTGGGCCTCGCCGGCGCCATCCTGGGCGCCGGCTTCTACCGGGCGTTCGCCGGACAGCACGCGCTCTTCCCGTCGGGCGCGGTCGGCTGGTCCCTCGCCCTGCTGACCGGCATCATCGTCGGCCATCTGGTCGCCATGGGCCGTGCCCGCTGGTGGGGTGGCACCGGCTCCGGCGCCGCCCTCACCCTCGCCGTCCTGCTGCTGTACGGCTGGGTGCCCGCCGGGATGGTCAGCCTCACTGTCGTCGTCCTCGTCGGCGTCGCCCGCCTGGGCCGCTGGCGGCAGGGCGTGCTGCACGGCGCGGTCGACATCCTCGGCATCGGCGCCGGCTCGCTCGTCCTGTGGGTCTTCGGCCGTGTCCCCTCGGTGGAGCGGCCCTGGAACCCTGACAACTGGAGCGTCTACTCGGCACCGCAGGTGGCGTTCGTCGCCATCGCCTATCTCGCGGTCACCCGCGTCCTGCTCTGGTATCTGGCCGTACCGCGCGGCGGCCTGCCCACCGTCGCGCGTACGGCCCTGGTCAGGCAGGGGCTCGTCGCCGTCGCCCTGCTCGGCATCGCCCCGCTCGTCTGCGTCGTCGCCATGGCCCAGCCGCTGCTGCTGCCGCTCTTCGCCATCCCCCTCATCGCGCTCGACTCCACCCTGTGGATAGCCCGCGCCCGCGCCGAGGAGCAGTTGCGCGACCCGCTCACCGGACTCCCGAACCGCCAGTGGCTGCTCGAACGGACCTGGACCGCCCTGGACGACGCCGAACGGATCGGGGCCAGGTCGGCGTTGATGCTGATCGACCTCGACCGCTTCCGGTCCGTCAACGACACGCTCGGGCATCTCGCGGGCGACCGGCTGCTGTTGCAGATAGCCGACCGGCTCCGGGTCGCGCTGCCGCGCGGAGCGGAGGTCGCGCGGCTCGGCGGCGACGAGTTCGCCGTACTCCTGCCCGTCGCCGACTCCACCACGTCCGCCTCCCGCGTCGCCCGCAACCTCGTCGCCGCGCTCGGCTCGCCGCTCGACCTCGACGGGCTCACCCTCGTCCTGGAGGCCAGCGCCGGGCTCGCCGTCTTCCCCGACCACGCACTCGACGCGGAAGGGCTGCTGCGGCGGGCGGACGTGGCGATGTACCAGGCGAAGCGGGACCGTACGGGCGTCGAGGTCTACGAGTCCAAGCGGGACTCGAACACACCGGACCGGCTCGGTCTGCTGGGTGACCTGCGGCGGGCGCTGGACGCCCACGAGGTCGAGCTGCACTACCAGCCGAAGGTGCGTTTCGACGGGCAGGTCGCCGGGCTGGAGGCCCTGGTGCGGTGGGTGCATCCGGAGCGGGGGAAGGTGCCGCCGGACGAGTTCATAGCGATCGCCGAGTCCTCCGGGCTGATGCCGCATCTCACCGAGTACGTCCTGGACACCGCGCTCGGACAGGTGGCGAGGTGGCGGGCGCAGGGGCTGCACGTGCCGGTCGCCGTGAACGTGTCCCCGCGCGACGTCCACACGCCCGGCTTCGCGGGGGCGGTGGCCGCGCGGCTCGCCCGGCACGGGGTCCCCGCGGGGTCGTTGCAGCTGGAGATAACGGAACACGTGCTGCTGGAGGACCCGCAGCGGGCCGCGGACACCCTCGCCGGGCTGACCGGACACGGGGTGAAGATGTCGCTCGACGACTTCGGTACGGGGTATTCGTCGCTGGTCCACCTTCGGCGGCTGCCGGTGAGCGAGCTGAAGATCGACCGGTCCTTCGTGGCCCGGCTGGCGGTGGACAACGAGGACGCGGAGATCGTGCGCTGCACCGTCGATCTCGCGCATTCGCTGGGGCTGCTGGTCGTCGCGGAAGGGGTCGAGGACGACGAGACGTGGGAGCGGCTGCGGGATCTGGGGTGCGACGCGGTGCAGGGGTGGCTGGTCGCCGCCGCCATGCCGCCGGAGGAGGCCACGGCCTGGTTGCGGGCTCGGGGGTCCCGTGGATGGCAGCGGCCGACGGCGGCGTTGCCCGCGGCGACGGTCGACGAGTAG
- the ligA gene encoding NAD-dependent DNA ligase LigA has product MAGDKDAQPTSVPDEAAAPAEAREKHARLAEQIEEHRFRYYVKDAPVVSDAEFDELLRTLEALEEQYAELRTPDSPTQKVAVEYETDLAEVEHRERMLSLDNVFDDEGLAAWADRVAKDVGTSEYHLLCELKIDGLAVNLTYEDGRLTRAATRGTGRTGEDITPNVMTIAEIPHRLKGDRVPRLVEIRGEVYFPMEAFQSLNARRVAAGEKPYANPRNSASGSLRQKDPRVTATLPLHMVVHGIGALEGFDGLTRLSGAYDLLKSWGLPTARHNRVVDDLDGVREFIVYYGENRHSVEHEIDGAVVKLDEIPLQGRLGSTSRAPRWAIAYKYAPEEVNTKLVNIRVGVGRTGRVTPYAQVEPVTVAGSEVEFATLHNQDVVKAKGVLIGDTVVLRKAGEVIPEILGPVVDLRDGSEHEFVMPAECPECGTPLAPAKEGDVDLRCPNSRTCPAQLRERLFYLAGRKCLDIEHFGYVAAAALTKPLEPSEPPLLDEGDLFDLTIERLLPIKAYVLDQDSGLPKRDPKTGEEKIATVFANQEGAPRKNAVAMLRNVEAAKQRPLARVLTGLSIRHVGPVAAEALAREFRSIGRIEQASEVELANTDGVGPVIAASLKEWFAVEWHREIIRKWKAAGVRMEEEGSDEDETPRPLEGLTVVVTGTLEHHTRDGAKEALQSRGAKVTGSVSKKTSFVVVGENPGSKFDKAMQLKVPVLNEDGFAVLLEQGPDAAAEVALPAVE; this is encoded by the coding sequence GTGGCCGGCGACAAGGACGCACAGCCCACATCGGTACCGGACGAGGCGGCGGCGCCCGCCGAGGCACGCGAGAAGCACGCGCGGCTCGCCGAACAGATCGAGGAGCACCGCTTCCGGTACTACGTGAAGGACGCCCCCGTCGTCAGCGACGCGGAGTTCGACGAGCTCCTGCGCACCCTGGAGGCGCTGGAGGAGCAGTACGCCGAGCTGCGCACACCGGATTCACCGACCCAGAAGGTCGCCGTCGAGTACGAGACCGACCTCGCCGAGGTGGAACACCGCGAACGCATGCTCTCCCTGGACAACGTCTTCGACGACGAGGGGCTCGCCGCCTGGGCCGACCGCGTCGCCAAGGACGTCGGTACGTCGGAGTACCACCTGCTGTGCGAGCTCAAGATCGACGGCCTCGCGGTGAACCTGACGTACGAGGACGGCAGGCTCACCCGCGCCGCCACCCGGGGCACCGGACGGACCGGCGAGGACATCACGCCCAATGTCATGACGATCGCGGAGATTCCGCACCGGCTGAAGGGTGACCGCGTCCCGCGGCTCGTCGAGATCCGGGGCGAGGTCTACTTCCCGATGGAGGCCTTCCAGAGCCTCAACGCGCGCCGTGTGGCGGCCGGTGAGAAGCCGTACGCCAACCCCCGTAACTCCGCCTCGGGTTCGCTGCGCCAGAAGGACCCCAGGGTCACGGCCACCCTGCCCCTGCACATGGTCGTCCACGGCATCGGCGCCCTGGAGGGCTTCGACGGCCTCACCCGCCTGTCCGGGGCCTACGACCTCCTCAAGTCCTGGGGCCTGCCCACCGCCCGCCACAACAGGGTGGTCGACGACCTCGACGGCGTAAGGGAGTTCATCGTGTACTACGGCGAGAACCGCCACTCCGTGGAGCACGAGATCGACGGCGCGGTCGTCAAGCTCGACGAGATCCCCCTCCAGGGCCGCCTCGGCTCCACCTCCCGCGCCCCGCGCTGGGCCATCGCGTACAAGTACGCGCCGGAGGAGGTCAACACCAAGCTCGTCAACATCCGTGTGGGTGTGGGCCGTACGGGCCGGGTGACGCCGTACGCCCAGGTCGAGCCGGTCACGGTCGCGGGATCGGAGGTCGAGTTCGCCACCCTGCACAACCAGGACGTGGTCAAGGCCAAGGGCGTCCTCATCGGCGACACGGTGGTGCTGCGCAAGGCCGGTGAGGTCATCCCTGAGATCCTCGGCCCGGTCGTCGATCTGCGCGACGGCAGCGAGCACGAGTTCGTGATGCCGGCCGAATGCCCCGAGTGCGGTACGCCGCTCGCCCCGGCCAAGGAGGGCGACGTCGATCTGCGCTGCCCCAACTCCCGCACCTGTCCGGCCCAGTTGCGCGAGCGCCTGTTCTATCTCGCCGGCCGCAAGTGCCTGGACATCGAGCACTTCGGATACGTCGCCGCCGCCGCGCTCACCAAGCCGTTGGAGCCGTCCGAGCCGCCGCTCCTGGACGAGGGCGACCTCTTCGACCTCACCATCGAGCGACTGCTGCCCATCAAGGCGTACGTCCTCGACCAGGACAGCGGACTGCCCAAGCGTGACCCGAAGACCGGCGAGGAGAAGATCGCCACCGTCTTCGCCAACCAGGAGGGCGCGCCGAGGAAGAACGCGGTCGCGATGCTCAGGAACGTCGAGGCTGCCAAGCAGCGGCCCCTCGCCCGTGTCCTCACCGGCCTGTCGATCCGTCATGTCGGCCCGGTCGCGGCCGAAGCGCTGGCCCGCGAGTTCCGCTCCATCGGCCGTATCGAACAGGCGAGCGAGGTGGAGCTGGCCAACACCGACGGTGTCGGCCCCGTCATCGCCGCCTCCCTCAAAGAGTGGTTCGCGGTGGAATGGCACCGCGAGATCATCCGCAAGTGGAAGGCCGCCGGTGTCCGCATGGAGGAAGAGGGCTCCGACGAGGACGAGACACCCAGGCCGCTCGAAGGGCTGACGGTCGTCGTGACCGGAACCCTCGAACACCACACGCGTGACGGGGCCAAGGAGGCGCTGCAGAGCCGGGGCGCCAAGGTGACCGGCTCGGTGTCGAAGAAGACCTCGTTCGTCGTGGTCGGTGAGAACCCGGGTTCGAAGTTCGACAAGGCGATGCAGCTCAAGGTCCCCGTCCTGAACGAGGACGGCTTCGCCGTTCTGCTCGAACAAGGGCCGGACGCGGCGGCGGAAGTCGCGCTTCCGGCCGTGGAGTAG
- a CDS encoding methionine synthase, with translation MSEHFSFGPATGVGSMPGGDARETAKTVTGTFGWPETGMAHLPELPARGPGADMIGRTAGMLAELYARVEPSGWRVGDRPGRDTKRARSWLGEDLDALEEFTQGYEGPLKVQAVGPWTLAAALELKNGEAALSDPGACRDLAGSLTEGLRQHLAEVKRRVPAARIVLQLDEPSLVAVLRGQVKSASGYRTHRAVDRQVVEATLRDVLGVHTQEGARSAGVVHSCAPDVPFALLRRAGASGISFDFSLLTERDDDAIGEAVEGGTHLFAGVVPTTQGPLSDPAGSVMGVRTLWRRLGLQPGLLAEAVTVTPTCGLAGVSPAYARQALAQCVKAARSLADNPE, from the coding sequence GTGAGTGAACACTTCAGCTTCGGTCCCGCCACCGGCGTCGGCTCCATGCCCGGTGGGGACGCGCGCGAGACCGCGAAAACCGTGACCGGGACGTTCGGGTGGCCGGAGACGGGGATGGCGCATCTGCCCGAACTGCCCGCCAGAGGCCCCGGCGCCGACATGATCGGCAGGACGGCCGGAATGCTGGCGGAGCTGTACGCGCGCGTGGAGCCCAGCGGGTGGCGTGTCGGGGACCGGCCGGGGCGGGACACCAAGAGGGCCCGGTCGTGGCTGGGCGAGGACCTCGACGCGCTGGAGGAGTTCACGCAGGGGTACGAGGGCCCGCTGAAGGTGCAGGCCGTCGGACCGTGGACACTCGCCGCCGCGCTGGAACTGAAGAACGGCGAGGCGGCCCTCTCCGACCCCGGTGCCTGCCGGGACCTCGCCGGCTCTCTCACCGAGGGGCTGCGCCAGCACCTCGCCGAGGTGAAGCGGCGCGTACCCGCCGCCCGGATCGTGCTCCAACTCGACGAGCCGTCCCTCGTCGCCGTCCTGCGCGGGCAGGTGAAGAGCGCGAGCGGCTACCGCACCCATCGCGCCGTCGACCGCCAGGTCGTCGAGGCCACACTCAGGGACGTCCTCGGCGTCCACACCCAGGAGGGCGCCCGGTCGGCGGGCGTCGTGCACTCCTGCGCCCCCGACGTCCCCTTCGCGCTCCTCCGCCGCGCCGGTGCCTCCGGGATCTCCTTCGACTTCTCGCTGCTCACCGAGCGCGACGACGACGCGATCGGAGAAGCGGTGGAAGGAGGCACGCACCTGTTCGCCGGCGTCGTGCCGACCACGCAGGGCCCGTTGTCAGACCCTGCCGGTAGCGTCATGGGTGTCAGGACGCTGTGGCGCAGGCTGGGGCTGCAACCGGGGCTTCTCGCGGAGGCGGTCACGGTCACGCCGACGTGCGGGCTCGCTGGGGTCTCCCCGGCGTACGCGCGCCAGGCGCTCGCCCAGTGCGTCAAGGCGGCGAGATCTCTCGCGGACAACCCAGAGTAA
- a CDS encoding class I SAM-dependent methyltransferase, which translates to MAAADPAGEAKNPSKKPSGKPSKDQSRNRRSLTHRARYALRHPRRVPAHARRVVRDTWLRLKHRDHIAYYRAVMAADTARSPEAAVGHNPSVAKWERIGRMQFDYLLGHGLEPRHRMLEIGCGNLRAGRLFIDHLDAGHYHGLDISPAILMEAQRTLAREGLQSKLPYLTLVADLSFSFLPDDHFDVVHAHSVFSHSPPYVIEQCLAHVGRVLAPGGFFDFTFGRTEGTEHQVLHEDFYYRTETLIELARKHGLSARFMDDWEELPHRQSKIRVSVPKEAGGQAAPDVGGAP; encoded by the coding sequence ATGGCAGCCGCAGATCCGGCCGGAGAGGCCAAGAACCCGTCCAAGAAGCCGTCCGGAAAACCGTCCAAGGACCAGTCCAGGAACCGCCGCAGTCTCACCCACCGGGCCCGGTACGCCCTGCGCCATCCCAGGCGCGTGCCCGCCCATGCCCGGCGGGTGGTGCGCGACACGTGGCTGCGGCTGAAGCACCGCGACCACATCGCCTACTACCGGGCCGTCATGGCCGCCGACACGGCGCGCAGCCCGGAGGCCGCGGTGGGGCACAACCCGTCCGTCGCGAAGTGGGAACGCATCGGCCGGATGCAGTTCGACTACCTCCTGGGGCACGGTCTGGAGCCCCGGCACCGGATGCTGGAGATCGGCTGCGGGAACCTGCGGGCCGGGCGGCTGTTCATCGACCATCTGGACGCCGGGCACTACCACGGGCTCGACATCTCGCCGGCCATCCTCATGGAGGCCCAGCGCACCCTCGCGCGAGAGGGTCTGCAATCCAAACTCCCCTATCTGACACTCGTCGCCGACCTCTCCTTCTCCTTCCTGCCCGACGACCACTTCGACGTCGTCCACGCGCACAGCGTGTTCTCCCACTCCCCGCCGTACGTCATAGAGCAGTGCCTCGCGCACGTCGGCCGCGTCCTCGCCCCCGGCGGCTTCTTCGACTTCACCTTCGGCCGCACGGAGGGCACGGAACACCAGGTGCTCCACGAGGACTTCTACTACCGGACCGAGACCCTGATCGAACTCGCCCGGAAACACGGCCTGTCCGCCCGGTTCATGGACGACTGGGAGGAACTGCCGCACCGTCAGTCGAAGATCCGTGTGAGCGTTCCGAAGGAAGCCGGTGGACAGGCGGCCCCCGATGTCGGTGGCGCCCCCTGA